aaaatccGATTTACTGCTTCTCTTGCTagtttttcattattattaggattgtgtaaaaaaataaattacatTAATAACCACGAAAAACAATCTAGAAAGCAACTTTTATCTGAATATATAAGGGAGAGAACtacaaataatttgataaatatgGATCGGGGTGACAAAAGTAATAGAAGACGAAATAATACAATAGTAATAAACGATGTAGACATAGAGgatttgataaattttaatgataaaagTGAATTTGCTGATGAAAATCGTGCTATTTTAGATcgtaatttaattataagtCAATTAATTAATGATATCAAAGAAGACAGACAAAACTTAACTGTgttaaataatttcttattgtgtacatataatattttatataaaaataaaataagagATGTTTTTGTAGATATAAGAGTATTAACATtagaatattattataaatatttagaaatattaccaatatattttacaaatcgcaaatttacaaaattattgatatggatattatatgataaagatagcaaaataaaaatagcttctttaaatgttttaatttatctttgtaattattataatataaattcaaataataattttaaaattgttgaactaatacatttatgtaaaaaaaaagtattaaatttaatttttgataatgaTCATAATGTTCGAATGAAAACCTTTGAATTGATATTACAAATGAGTAAGATGAAGATTGACAAACAAGAgttacaaaattttaaaaagaaatcaaaaggaataaataatagttCTAATAATAAGAGTGGAGATAACTCTGGTTCATCTGAGGAAAGTGATATGAGTAATGGAAAAGACAATGAAAATGGTAAAGATCAAAATGTAAGCATTCTTTCGAAAagagagaaaaaaattgtcaACAACTTAATATggtttaataataatgaaaaaatatctaGCATTATAACAAgtttaatatatgaatcACAATTGAAAagtaaaattaaagaaaatattaaaaaaaaaaacacctATTTTGATATTGGACAAAATGAAACTAATACTGAAATAGATAAACATAATTTAGCAtgtataacaaaatatttaaataaaaatataccaactgttaaaaattttgtgcattattttgattatctTACTAactataatgaaaatatgaaattgTATACActtgttaataaatttatcaaaGGAATCCGAGATAAAATCGATTCTGTATCATCTATCgatataataattgaaTTATTATGTGAAAGTGATATGTCttttatgaattatattaagATGACGAAAAAGAGAAATGCCAATGATAAAGGCAATAATCAGCTAAAGAGAACAGACATAACTGGTGAAGCTgaagaaattgaaaatgataataaaagcGATGATTTTGATGATCCTCCCGAAGAGGATTCAAATAATAGCACCGATAAAGACCTAAAGAAGTGCCTTCTTCATATATGTGAGTCATCATATAGAAATCttcaaaatgatataatggaattagagaaaaataaaaataaaaaatactcCAATTCAATAAGCAATAGTGGTAATAAGTTCGAAGAAAGTAGCTCCCATAAtagaaaattaaataatgatataaatatgattaaaAGAATGATCATATAcacatttaatataataaagaatagTAAAATACTTATAAAGATGCATCAAACTAACCAAGAGCATTTATtactaatattaaaaatattaaagcATGCATTAAATGAAtgtaaacatatatataaaagcaAAGAgaagaataatatatataattttaccTCAACAATTttggaatattttaaaaatgatataaatagtaatgtcaactatttttttaataatatttttacatatttaaaagaaacatatgaatatttgttttatctattaaaaaattttaagttACCATATTATTCttcaaaatatacaataaatataatatcgTTATTTTTGTCTTTAAATCCATTTTTAAAGAATGATAATAACCTATTACCAGCAGATTTACTTTTTGATTTATACTAtacttattttaataattttattgatgcctttatatattacagAAATAATTACAATGCCGAAATTGAATGTGATGAAGAAGAGGggtatatacaaaataaaaaaaataataaggtAACTATAGTTAGTGAAAATTTAGTACATAAGGAAAAACATATTGTTGAGTCtattgaaaatgatattgttattaatattaccaatctgatacatatatatacaatatgctttaattatataaataatgactTGTCTAATTAtcaccaaaaaaaaaatgatgcaataaaaaaaaaaattgataaagaCATTAAACATGTTATAgaatatgatttttttaaatttattgtaaatgaaaaatgccAAGCCATATTTAAAGacaatgtttttttaagtgatatatttgatgaaaatgaaatgacATATTATGaccaatattttttacaaccGGATCTTAGCCAAAGGGAAGGAGAAATGGATGAAGATCAATATGAAGAAAGCGAAGAAAACGAAGAAAAGGACGACGGAGATGACGATGGGGATGATGAAGAAGGTGAGGAACAAACTGGAGAAGAAAATGaggataatgaaaatgattcaGATTATGATGGCGAACACACAAATTCAAACAAAgaaagaagaagaaaaaagaaaaaatttgcaaaaaaaaaatcaaaaaaaaataaccttaacaatagtaataaaaatggtagaaaaaatgatataaattttgcaaacaataaaaaaggaatggACAAAGTTAGTATCAATAATAAAGATGGTAATTTTCCTTATAAGCATAATATACACAACTTATATTATAGCCCTGATGCGTGTATACATGCAAATGCGGTAATagaaatatgtttttatattataaaaaccaaaataaattcaatatattattatgatgatgaaaatactCTTCCTAATACTCCATCTTCTCGACTAATTCTACTTTGCATCGATcaaatatacattatatatgaaaactatatttatcatttatgtaaaaagagatacttttttaattacttATACAaattctttttaaaaacggaagaaaataatgacaataaaaatgggcAAGCAGAGACAGATGGAAATTTAGGGAATAGCAATTTTCAGGATAAAACTGAGATgaataatggaaaaaataatgaaacaaaaaatgaagaagaaaaaaaagatggTGAAGATGGTGTcgataaaaattttgatcaAGAAGGAAAGAAGAAAGAAGAGACAAATGTAAATATGGatgattttaaaaagttaaaaaatcttaatgagaaaaaaataaatatattaaaaaatatatttatcgaaacaaattatatatatgataatataatatcattAAGAGATGaactaaatttattattaatacttttaataaaacattcAAATAATACTGTATTGAAATATggaacatttttaaatcttATGAATGTTGCACAATTAGACAACGTATTGTTATATTCTAttaatgatttaaaaaaatataaaacactAGAATtagtattaaatatattaaataaagaagaagCGGAGAAAGGAgttgaaatatatgatgaaaTGTATTACACAAATCATGTTGAtactattttaaataatattgaaaatggAAATGAAGAAggattatttgaatttgtagaaaaatttacaaacaTAAATGAggaaattaataaatataaaaacgtATCAAGATATGTTTACAAAGAAGATAATgcactttttaattttgttacagaattatttaaaaatgtagaaaatataaataatgataattataattttgttaattcatttttatcaattgaTATAGGTGTATTCTTTCCTATTAAtacatacacatatattgtAGATatgtgtaaaatatataataaagatgaATTGAGTAATAATCCAAGTATATTAGAAATGcaatatatgcacatgaCTTTAATAATAGcacaatttatattaaattcaaataacattaatatttataatagttGTTTAGGTGTTTTATTGTTAATACATCTtaatgttaaaaataaaggacTATCATCCATAGCATTAACTTTCCATAACaagctaaaaaaatataatataaatatattttatgaagtATTATTGTGTGCATTAATAGGATTATACAcagcatatataaataatgcatTAGAAGAAAAAGATCTCTTATTATTTAGTGCATCCATAGCTAGCCGTTTAGGTGTTAAAATTGTggataaacaaaaattgcctttatgtaaatttatACATTCATGTGTTAATTGTgctttaaatttaaaaaatcaaaatacttttattaaatatatactaccATATGCTCAAAAGTTGAACTTAACAGAATatcaaattaattatttaaaaaaacaaatctTGGGCTTAATACAAtcttataatatatctaaTAATACAGACAtcaaatttgaaaatagtATTTTTGAGCACATGCTACttgttataaataaaaagaaaaaactaAATGATGAATTTAAAGATAtcaattatgaaaattctTTTATGAATCTTAATGAAACAAtacatatgaatataagaaaaaatctTCCAAATAATTCTACCACAAGTCAGCAAGATCATATTATCAAAACTAAGAAAGGTTCGCAGGATATATCTGCTAATACAAAACACAAAGAAAACGAGAAAACGACTAAGCtcagaaataataatcaacAAAATGGTgaggaaaaatatatctcaGACAATGAAAAAACAACATCTGACATCCACataaatgattatataaatcacAATGAAGACGAAGAAGATAATGATGTAAGTATTATAGATAAAGGCAATGAAAATAGTaacaaacaaattaataaacatatttatgaaatagAATCCAGTCCAAAACCTAAGAGAACTACTAAGTTAACAAAATTACAAccaattatgaaaaaagaaaatggaaaaaccataaataataatggaggcaaaaatatacatcCAAATGAATTGCCTAAAGAATCAATAGATCATTCTTTAAACAgttcattaaataataacaatccTGAAGATAATGATGACATATCTATCATATCAGAAaccaaaatgaaaatgaactATTTTGATGAACATGATGAAGATGACGATGAGTCTATTTCTGACATAATGCCAGGAATGTCACCTATGAAGatgcaaaaaaaaggaagaagCGAATTATCAACCCCCATTTCATACGCTGATGATTTGATGAATTTTTAATCAAtcattgttttattttttacgtAATATTTAGtgtacatgcatatatacatatttatgcatgTCAATTGGCTTAATGccgattttttattttcgatAGTCAATTATGTTATTAATGTGAAAAAAGTAACaaattgtatttaaaagtttcaaacatattttatttcaattaTGTAGCTCTGCTACTAAAGAAACGAAATAACTacttatacataaaaaaacaaaagttcaaatataagaacatatttttagaacaaaatttaccataataaatgaaaattcaacttagaaaaaacaaatgctATAGTACCGTTTTAATTATGCTTCATATTTGCATAGACTTACACCTCAAGTAATAAAACTGTAAGTAGAACAActtgtaatatatatataggtaAATGAAGTGATTTACATTATGTACacttcattttatttacctCTTATCCCCATGTTATACTTAATACCAGTTAAATGACTAGTATGGTCTAATTTCAAAATACTTATACGTTTTCGATCTTTTTCTTGGTGTTCTACCATGCTTTCCACCTCCCCCTCTACCTCTTCCTTTTCTATAACTTCCAATAAAATGATGATCTGTATATGCTTGGTCAAATGATTTGGCTTCTTTCAATTTATCAATGAAagctttttttaatattttatttttgtcgTACCATAAATTTAAACCTGTAATTTCTGTGTTTATTGGAAATTGTTGTCTTTGTGGGTGTAGAGATTTATCATTAGGTAAATAATATGGAGAATATTTACCtgattctttatttttatataattcatataatctttttttttttaaatgttgAAATAtagcataataataatcacTTTGTTGAAACCTTGACatgaatattttccatGGTAATGTAAAAGTCCTTATATTTGGATgggataaataaaaatacataacatttcttaatttttctcCGAAATTTGATCGAAGTTCTTCTGGGGGCGTTCGCAAAATATAGTTATCAAACCCTCCTGCATCATCAATAGCATGCAATGCACTAGTTGTTATACGGACACTTGGGATAATagtatttaatatattacttactatatgttttttaaatacattaggttttatttttattcttgttttttttaaagaatatGACACTTtagtataataattataatctTCATCATGGTAAAGACCCGTTTGTGATGCTGCTGATGGTACTCTACCATATGCCTTAACAGGAATAGGatgaattatttgtttttttttgaatccCTTTTTATGACTTTTTCCAAGCCttcttaaatattttccgaataaatttaaatttttaggcatatttttataggctaaataatgatatcaTAAAAACTTGAAGCTtgattttacttttttttctctgattatttcataatcaaatacatctttattttttcagttTCTGTTATTCCATCATTTAGCCTCATTCATTGACATTTCCTTTGctctttcctttttttaacttttcatcaaataataacaattttattttaaagcaAATTCATGCTTTTCACTTCTATGGTATGCacacttatatatatttatgtttgtataagatataaatatgtaaaaagaTGCACACTTTAAGATATAGTATTTATATCTGttgatttttataacataaatgtagtataaaaaaataaatatatattaatcaaATTAATAAGGTATCCAACGAATATGAAAACATAGCAAACTCCGTATTAAtaaagcaaaaaataaacaatagGTCGctcattttttcattttaaaaattgccTTTTTTGGAgaaatcaaataatatacgaaattaaagaataatttttttaatgagaaataaaatgattcctttttttgaaagaacttttttgtaattataCGAATATAGGAAAAAATTGACTtatcacaaaaaaaaaataataaataaaatagcaaGTATACAATTTCATTATAGGGAatatctatattatatgtacgCAGCTGATTGGTGCTTTCTATACATGATGCCTTACAATAGAATAATGTATAGTCACGACTTCTAAGCAACTATATCtttactttttataatcTCCGTTCTATTCTCCTTTTTGGTGACCAACATCAATCTTTTGTATTTGCTTTATATGCCAGGCGATCTATAGCCTAATgaatgatgaaataaagGCATATAAATCCATTATCCAGTCTGTTGAAAAAACGAGTATGTATGCTTATTTTAGcccttttattattcctttatttttatttcctcaTAAGTATTTTCTTTACATGTGTAAAACAAAACGAATGAACAATACGAATGCATTAccaattgaaaaaaataattatacgCATGGCTCttggtaaaaaaaattagataGTTATTGTTATAAGAATTaccattaatattataagcgttcttttatataagtTTAAGATACATAAACAattcgaaaaaaaagaaaccattattttaaaataactaaattataaaagagACGTAATAGGGGGATGCTATATATaagaagataaaaattatacataaaaaaatgagagagataataaaatggaaagagaaaatatgggtagataaaacaaaattatatttggCTTTTCCTCGTGGTTATCATTTCCTGTTGTTCCAGGTCGATGTTaaggaaaaatatttggcCAATATATcgtatgttttatttactaCATAATATTCCGGAAAGAATTGCATTTGCAAAAGTTTAATGTCCCCTTGAACCTCTTTAAACATAAAGACATATGGATTTTCCCATAGAGAAAGATCTCTAGTTTCATCGTCTCCTTTATCAAGAATGTTTTCTAAGCCCCTTAATATACTCTTGCAAAGTTTAACACTTCCATTATTCATTGGATCTGATTCGCTAACTAATTCAAGCATGTCAGCAATAAGttgcatacatatattttgtccAAATCGATTTGTAGTAGCTGTAcatgaaataatataccCTACTTGTTTTTGGTTAGCTTTTGACAAGCATGCACATACAGCATAAGCAGCTTCAATTTTTGTGTTAAAGTCGTTATCAGTTTGAAAGATTTCGACTAATAGTGGGAACACgtcgttttttattaaaagcTCAACTTCTGATGTAGTTTCACAACCAATGTTTCCCAATGCATTACATGCTCTTGCTCTAGCTCCAGGTTTAATTTtagtattatttaaaatttttttcaaagcTTTTATAACATTGCAAGATATAAGTATACATATTTGCTGGTGGTTAGCTGCGTATGcaatttttgatataataGATAAAGCTTCAAATGCTAAATCTGGGTTTGAAGACTCACAAAGGATTACAGCATTGTGCAATATATCAGTTTTAAGTAAAACATCTATACCTACTTGATTTTCACATATAGTTATACATATAGAACtagttaaaaataatatcctTTCGTCACTCATTTTTATGCAAATTGATAAATAGTTAGTTATAGTTTCTAGTTCCCTTAAAAAggatttttcatataattgaCATGCTGAAacataaaacatttttaaccCATATACTACTAAAGTATAACAAACTCGAACTCCATTTAAATTTGGGATATTTTCAACAGATTTTAATAGCATTTCTACAATTCCTATATTATCAagtaaatcattttttaatttagaTATATCATACATCATAATAGTTCTTAATAAGGAT
This region of Plasmodium chabaudi chabaudi strain AS genome assembly, chromosome: 13 genomic DNA includes:
- a CDS encoding mitochondrial ribosomal protein L28 precursor, putative, coding for MPKNLNLFGKYLRRLGKSHKKGFKKKQIIHPIPVKAYGRVPSAASQTGLYHDEDYNYYTKVSYSLKKTRIKIKPNVFKKHIVSNILNTIIPSVRITTSALHAIDDAGGFDNYILRTPPEELRSNFGEKLRNVMYFYLSHPNIRTFTLPWKIFMSRFQQSDYYYAIFQHLKKKRLYELYKNKESGKYSPYYLPNDKSLHPQRQQFPINTEITGLNLWYDKNKILKKAFIDKLKEAKSFDQAYTDHHFIGSYRKGRGRGGGGKHGRTPRKRSKTYKYFEIRPY